The following are encoded in a window of Limibacter armeniacum genomic DNA:
- a CDS encoding redoxin domain-containing protein — MKKLSLMALAALSMYACTKPGAKEGVASYNLTVNLADVQNGTAILFNEAGNDTVSIENGVATFAGSVASPAMTSIQFASDSLEKPFGTSLFLENSEITVTVSEMGTKKEVTGSVAQAELDSIVAGFAGKDAMDDVIAQYRAASNEDTVLIAKLNAEYDSLEALKNEYYKGQVAERPNSHAMAYIVRRMIYSTPFEEIEQLVSQFAPEMQETKYITYLKEYVEKEKALQIGNVAPDFKLASLDSTEIALSDFRGKYVLVDFWATWCGPCMRELPEIKKLYAEFKGDNFEMLGVSFDTDGEKWRTIVEKKEMVWPHVSDLKGWKSAAGKLYNVNAIPNNVLVGPDGKILAKNLHGEELENKLKEVLSATASL, encoded by the coding sequence ATGAAGAAATTATCTTTAATGGCCCTTGCGGCACTCTCAATGTATGCTTGTACCAAACCAGGTGCAAAAGAAGGAGTAGCTTCTTATAACTTGACTGTTAACTTGGCTGATGTTCAGAACGGAACAGCGATCCTTTTCAATGAAGCAGGTAACGATACTGTATCTATTGAAAATGGAGTAGCTACTTTTGCTGGGTCTGTTGCTTCGCCTGCAATGACAAGTATTCAGTTTGCTTCTGATTCCTTAGAAAAGCCGTTTGGAACTAGCCTTTTCCTTGAGAATAGTGAGATTACAGTGACAGTATCTGAAATGGGCACCAAAAAAGAGGTTACAGGATCTGTGGCACAAGCAGAGTTGGATTCTATTGTTGCAGGATTTGCAGGAAAAGATGCAATGGATGATGTGATTGCTCAATACAGAGCAGCTTCAAATGAAGACACGGTATTGATAGCAAAATTGAATGCAGAATACGATAGTCTGGAGGCGCTTAAAAACGAATATTACAAAGGACAAGTAGCTGAAAGACCAAATAGCCATGCGATGGCATATATTGTGAGAAGAATGATTTACAGCACTCCATTTGAAGAAATAGAGCAACTTGTAAGTCAATTTGCTCCTGAGATGCAAGAAACTAAGTATATCACTTATCTGAAAGAATATGTGGAGAAGGAGAAAGCATTGCAGATTGGTAATGTGGCACCTGACTTCAAACTGGCAAGTCTTGACAGTACAGAGATCGCACTGTCTGATTTCAGAGGAAAGTATGTACTGGTTGACTTCTGGGCTACTTGGTGTGGACCATGTATGAGAGAGCTACCTGAAATCAAGAAACTATATGCCGAGTTCAAGGGGGATAACTTTGAAATGCTTGGTGTGTCGTTTGATACTGATGGCGAAAAGTGGAGAACAATTGTGGAGAAAAAGGAAATGGTTTGGCCTCACGTTTCTGACTTGAAAGGTTGGAAAAGTGCAGCAGGTAAACTTTACAATGTAAACGCTATTCCAAATAATGTACTGGTAGGTCCTGATGGTAAAATCCTTGCCAAAAACCTGCACGGAGAAGAATTGGAAAACAAATTGAAAGAAGTGCTTTCAGCTACGGCAAGTCTTTAG
- a CDS encoding translation initiation factor, with protein sequence MAKKKQEENDWKDRLGVVFSTNEEFTYDYDEEDEQETLPPNQQQLRVQMEKKGRKGKTATLVAGFVGSEDDLKELGKLLKTKCGVGGTAKDGEIIIQGDFKQKIVTILKEAGYSNTK encoded by the coding sequence ATGGCAAAGAAAAAACAGGAAGAAAACGATTGGAAAGACCGTTTGGGTGTAGTGTTCTCCACCAATGAGGAATTTACTTATGACTACGATGAGGAAGATGAGCAAGAAACCCTGCCTCCAAATCAGCAGCAGCTCAGAGTACAGATGGAGAAAAAAGGTAGGAAAGGTAAAACGGCAACACTTGTAGCAGGTTTTGTGGGGTCGGAAGATGATTTGAAAGAGCTTGGAAAACTCCTGAAAACAAAGTGTGGAGTAGGAGGGACAGCCAAAGATGGAGAAATCATTATACAAGGGGATTTTAAGCAAAAAATTGTAACTATTTTGAAAGAAGCAGGCTATTCAAATACAAAATAG
- the galE gene encoding UDP-glucose 4-epimerase GalE: MNKKILVTGGTGYIGSHTVVELQQQGYEVVIVDDLSNSDIEVLDRIETITGIRPTFEQFNLIDAEKTDALFAKHNDLSAVIHFAASKAVGESVEKPLLYYQNNISSLINLLNAMRKHNVQNMVFSSSCTVYGQPDVLPVTEEAPTKPAESPYGNTKQICEEILRDTASAYPEIKAIALRYFNPVGAHDSALIGELPKGVPMNLVPFITQTAIGLREQLSVFGSDYDTPDGTCIRDYIHVVDLAKAHIIAAERMLEAKGKADFEFFNLGTGTGSTVLQVIKAFESVNGIKLNYKIVDRRPGDIEKIWADTDIANKELGWKTERDLDNMMETAWKWEKNLRENLIKN, from the coding sequence ATGAATAAGAAAATACTGGTAACAGGCGGCACAGGCTATATTGGATCACATACTGTGGTAGAACTGCAACAGCAAGGCTATGAAGTGGTTATTGTGGATGACCTTTCCAACTCTGATATTGAGGTTTTGGACAGAATCGAAACAATTACTGGTATCAGACCTACATTTGAGCAGTTTAACCTGATTGATGCTGAAAAAACGGATGCGCTGTTTGCCAAACACAATGACCTATCTGCTGTAATCCATTTTGCTGCTTCAAAAGCAGTAGGAGAATCAGTTGAAAAACCATTACTCTATTATCAGAATAATATTTCTTCACTGATCAACCTTCTGAATGCCATGAGAAAGCACAATGTGCAAAACATGGTATTTTCATCTTCATGTACAGTATACGGACAGCCTGATGTCTTACCTGTAACTGAAGAGGCTCCTACTAAGCCTGCTGAATCTCCATACGGAAACACAAAACAAATTTGTGAAGAAATCCTGAGAGACACTGCAAGTGCTTACCCTGAAATCAAGGCAATCGCCCTTAGATACTTCAACCCTGTTGGTGCCCACGATTCAGCACTGATTGGTGAATTACCAAAAGGAGTTCCTATGAACTTGGTTCCTTTCATTACGCAAACTGCAATTGGTCTGCGTGAGCAACTGAGTGTATTTGGCAGTGATTATGACACGCCTGATGGCACTTGTATCAGAGACTACATCCATGTAGTTGACTTGGCTAAAGCGCACATCATTGCCGCTGAACGTATGCTTGAAGCAAAAGGTAAAGCTGATTTCGAATTCTTTAACCTTGGTACTGGTACAGGCAGCACTGTACTGCAAGTAATCAAAGCTTTCGAATCAGTGAACGGCATCAAGTTGAACTACAAGATTGTAGACAGAAGACCTGGCGATATCGAGAAAATCTGGGCAGATACAGACATTGCCAATAAGGAATTGGGATGGAAAACTGAGCGTGACCTAGACAACATGATGGAAACAGCTTGGAAATGGGAAAAAAACCTGAGAGAAAACCTGATTAAAAACTAA
- a CDS encoding GNAT family N-acetyltransferase gives MKNETFNVVEPNQSLLKIRTFPVMHTLRTNLRPLVLPDADRLYEIYSDREAMKYRASPPMRLPEDAYTMIDESLEGFRDLSKIRWAIADRNNSELIGTGGFMHFENSGWLGEIGYSLDKNYWGVGIMTEVVIKLLEFGFEKLELESITATCFIKNTRSVNMLAKLGFEEIERFSASGNWYSPFANAIKYELKNK, from the coding sequence ATGAAAAATGAAACCTTTAATGTAGTGGAACCCAATCAGTCTCTTTTGAAAATCAGGACATTTCCTGTGATGCACACGCTTCGAACCAACCTTCGTCCTTTGGTACTGCCTGATGCAGATAGATTGTATGAAATTTACTCTGATAGGGAAGCAATGAAGTACAGGGCATCACCGCCAATGAGGTTACCTGAAGATGCTTACACGATGATTGACGAGAGTTTGGAAGGTTTCAGGGATCTGAGTAAGATCAGGTGGGCCATTGCAGATCGCAATAATTCAGAACTGATAGGTACAGGTGGTTTTATGCACTTCGAAAATAGTGGCTGGTTAGGCGAAATAGGCTATTCTCTTGATAAGAACTATTGGGGAGTTGGAATTATGACGGAAGTAGTAATTAAACTATTGGAATTTGGTTTTGAAAAACTGGAACTGGAAAGTATTACAGCTACTTGTTTTATCAAAAACACAAGATCAGTGAATATGTTGGCAAAGTTAGGCTTTGAAGAAATAGAGCGTTTTTCAGCAAGTGGAAATTGGTATTCTCCTTTTGCCAACGCAATCAAGTATGAGCTTAAGAATAAGTAA
- a CDS encoding glycerophosphodiester phosphodiesterase — protein MQLLLKKLYPILSLLLMTHFNVNAQIKIDLQGHRGARGLEPENSLSAFSKALSLEVTTLELDVIISKDSLVVVSHEPFMNHEISLAPDGKAISADQEKSYNLYEMDYQTIKQFDVGSKQHPRFPDQQQMKVYKPLLSEVLRMAEDYKRQRGLPPVRYNIEIKSSEKSDGKYHPSPDRFSELVLAVILDEKIPYDRFTIQSFDVRPLRYLKRHHKNVVLALLVEGEKDYKKAVTALGFTPQIYSPDFHLLDKKSIKNLHKKGMKVIPWTVNEKEDMIKLLEWGVDGFITDYPDRGNEVLESLKIEKLN, from the coding sequence ATGCAACTGCTACTAAAGAAACTATACCCAATACTATCGCTGCTACTGATGACTCATTTCAATGTAAATGCGCAAATAAAAATAGACCTGCAAGGCCATCGGGGTGCCAGAGGTTTAGAACCCGAAAATTCTCTTTCTGCTTTCTCAAAGGCTTTATCTTTAGAGGTTACCACCTTGGAGCTTGATGTTATCATCTCCAAAGACAGTCTTGTCGTGGTTTCACATGAGCCATTTATGAACCATGAGATCAGCCTAGCCCCTGACGGAAAAGCAATATCAGCTGACCAAGAGAAAAGCTACAACCTATATGAGATGGATTATCAAACAATCAAACAGTTTGATGTAGGTAGCAAACAACATCCGCGCTTTCCTGATCAACAACAAATGAAAGTCTACAAACCACTACTTTCAGAAGTACTTCGTATGGCTGAAGACTATAAGAGACAGAGAGGACTTCCGCCCGTTCGCTACAATATTGAAATAAAGAGTTCAGAAAAAAGTGATGGCAAGTATCATCCTAGTCCCGATCGTTTTTCAGAATTGGTTTTGGCAGTAATTCTTGATGAAAAGATTCCTTATGACAGGTTCACCATTCAATCATTTGACGTCCGTCCATTGAGATACCTCAAGCGGCATCATAAAAATGTGGTCTTGGCTTTATTGGTAGAGGGTGAAAAGGATTACAAAAAAGCCGTAACAGCCCTAGGCTTCACTCCACAGATTTACAGCCCTGACTTTCACTTGCTAGACAAAAAGTCAATCAAGAATCTTCATAAAAAAGGAATGAAGGTGATTCCTTGGACTGTTAATGAAAAAGAAGACATGATCAAGTTATTGGAGTGGGGTGTCGATGGTTTTATCACAGACTACCCCGACAGAGGCAATGAAGTACTTGAAAGCTTGAAAATCGAGAAACTGAATTAA
- a CDS encoding DUF2911 domain-containing protein yields the protein MRNSKLMNALLLVVAMVFANFANAQELPAPSPAASVMARVGLTDITVDYSSPAVKGRKVFGELEPYGVAWRAGANGPTKITFSTDVKVGGKDLKAGAYHIFLTPMAEGDWTFHFNGKGSSVFTYLKGGKQDTEALKADDVATAAAKPAEAPMKERLAYLIEPVSETEGKVTLWWNKTMVSFNVTVPTNEVAMANIDQTKKELGNAWRNYQRIAQYYASNGDMENAMAMIDKSIATKDYFWNKWVKAGFLAEQENWDAALDLMLEAQEAGKANPDGTYEYFQPQMEKDFAVWKENASKKWLKAYSKKN from the coding sequence ATGAGAAACTCAAAACTAATGAATGCACTTTTGCTGGTTGTTGCAATGGTCTTTGCCAACTTCGCTAATGCACAAGAACTTCCTGCTCCTAGCCCTGCTGCAAGTGTAATGGCACGTGTCGGTCTGACAGACATCACAGTTGACTACTCTTCTCCTGCGGTAAAAGGCAGAAAAGTATTTGGCGAGTTGGAGCCATATGGAGTTGCATGGAGAGCCGGTGCCAATGGACCAACAAAGATCACTTTTAGCACTGACGTAAAAGTGGGCGGTAAAGACCTTAAAGCGGGCGCTTACCACATTTTCCTGACACCTATGGCTGAAGGAGATTGGACTTTCCACTTCAATGGCAAAGGTAGCAGTGTTTTCACTTACCTTAAAGGCGGTAAGCAAGACACTGAAGCGCTTAAAGCTGATGATGTAGCGACTGCTGCTGCAAAACCTGCTGAAGCTCCAATGAAAGAAAGATTGGCTTACCTGATTGAACCTGTTTCTGAAACAGAAGGTAAAGTGACGCTTTGGTGGAACAAAACTATGGTTTCTTTCAATGTTACCGTTCCTACTAATGAGGTAGCAATGGCTAATATTGATCAAACCAAAAAGGAACTGGGTAATGCTTGGAGAAATTACCAAAGAATTGCTCAGTACTATGCTTCTAATGGAGACATGGAAAATGCAATGGCCATGATCGACAAATCAATTGCAACAAAAGACTATTTCTGGAACAAGTGGGTAAAAGCTGGTTTCCTTGCTGAGCAAGAAAACTGGGATGCTGCCCTTGACCTGATGTTGGAAGCACAGGAAGCTGGCAAGGCTAACCCTGACGGTACTTATGAGTACTTCCAGCCACAAATGGAAAAAGATTTTGCTGTTTGGAAAGAAAATGCTTCCAAAAAATGGCTGAAGGCTTACAGCAAAAAGAACTAA
- a CDS encoding PIG-L family deacetylase, which yields MKQLTLLTLLITSFFTTYAQVKPTESLNASEIKAGLNKLGVLGSVMYMAAHPDDENTRMITHFSRGMGIRTAYLSLTRGDGGQNLIGKEIREQLGIIRTQELLAARHVDGGQQFFSRANDFGYSKNPEETLNIWDKEQVLADAVWAIRKFRPDVMVTRFSPDRGGLTHGHHTTSALIAVEAFEAAADPKRFPEQLKYVDTWQPKRILWNTSSWFFRTTGAEFDPSKYLSIDVGGYNALLGKSLGEIASTSRSQHKSQGFGAAMQRGMEIEYLSHLKGDKAENDLFEGIDLTWNRIKGGKKIAEKVKAINSNFSVENPAASVEALTSLLTDIRNLKDESAWVQIKEQEVEELILQCAGIWQEATSEAYSIAKGDSLSVRINLIRRSNTEVKVENIKVDELGTIKLEEATPAFNKMTSAEATFKVPAAYPISQPYWLAEKETKGMFVVSDQKVIGLPQNPAAVPVKITYNINGVNVNHEIPVLYKWTDPVDGERYRPLAVTPAITTNLQDKVMIFANGKGKAIKVLAKAQKANTSATVRPVVPEGWSVTPASVEVKLNDKFDEQLLTFMVTPPASASEATLKIESIVDGHTTSYELNVIDYAHIPIQTLFPSAEAKLVKLDIDRGGKELIGYIEGAGDAIPEALRAAGYTVDILENGDINAATLQKYDAVITGVRAYNVNPRMKFHQKELMKYVENGGNLIVQYNTSHRLVTNDLGPYPLQLSRDRVTVEEAEVTVLQPEHPLVNSPNKITAADFSNWVQERGLYFPNEWDEHYTPLFSMHDPGEEVKTGATLATQYGKGTYIYTGISWFRELPAAVPGAFRLFANMIAFDAEASLDSKAK from the coding sequence ATGAAACAACTTACACTCTTAACATTACTAATCACTTCATTTTTTACGACCTATGCGCAGGTAAAGCCTACAGAAAGTCTGAATGCTTCCGAAATAAAGGCTGGCTTGAACAAACTTGGTGTATTGGGCAGCGTGATGTACATGGCTGCACACCCTGATGATGAAAATACCCGCATGATCACCCATTTTTCGAGGGGAATGGGAATCCGTACAGCTTACCTGTCGCTTACACGTGGTGATGGCGGACAAAACCTGATAGGCAAGGAAATACGTGAACAGTTAGGAATCATCAGGACTCAGGAACTATTGGCTGCCAGACATGTAGATGGAGGTCAACAGTTTTTTTCACGTGCTAATGACTTTGGATACTCCAAAAACCCTGAAGAGACCTTAAATATCTGGGACAAGGAACAGGTGCTCGCAGATGCAGTTTGGGCGATCAGAAAATTCAGACCTGACGTAATGGTTACCCGTTTCTCTCCAGATAGAGGAGGCCTCACTCACGGACACCACACTACCTCTGCATTGATCGCTGTAGAAGCTTTTGAAGCTGCAGCCGACCCTAAGCGTTTTCCTGAGCAACTGAAGTATGTAGATACTTGGCAACCTAAAAGAATCTTATGGAACACTTCTTCTTGGTTTTTCAGAACCACAGGAGCTGAGTTCGACCCGTCAAAATACTTATCCATAGACGTTGGCGGTTATAATGCATTATTGGGAAAATCCTTGGGTGAAATAGCCTCAACAAGTCGCTCTCAGCATAAAAGCCAAGGTTTTGGAGCTGCCATGCAAAGAGGTATGGAAATAGAATACCTTTCACACCTAAAAGGTGACAAAGCTGAAAATGACCTTTTTGAAGGCATCGACCTAACATGGAACCGCATAAAAGGTGGAAAGAAAATCGCTGAAAAAGTAAAAGCCATCAACAGCAACTTCAGTGTAGAAAACCCTGCTGCTAGTGTCGAGGCACTCACCTCACTTCTGACTGATATCCGTAACTTGAAAGATGAATCTGCATGGGTACAAATCAAGGAGCAAGAAGTGGAAGAACTGATTCTTCAATGTGCTGGCATCTGGCAAGAAGCAACCAGTGAAGCTTATAGCATTGCAAAAGGTGACAGTTTGAGTGTTAGAATCAATTTGATCAGAAGAAGTAACACTGAAGTTAAAGTTGAAAATATCAAGGTGGATGAGCTAGGTACGATCAAGCTTGAAGAAGCGACACCAGCATTCAACAAGATGACTTCAGCTGAAGCGACATTTAAAGTGCCTGCTGCCTACCCTATTTCACAGCCTTACTGGTTAGCTGAAAAGGAAACAAAAGGCATGTTTGTAGTAAGTGACCAAAAAGTAATCGGGCTTCCTCAAAACCCTGCTGCTGTTCCTGTAAAAATCACTTACAATATCAATGGTGTAAATGTCAACCACGAGATTCCTGTACTCTACAAGTGGACAGACCCGGTTGATGGAGAACGATACAGACCACTGGCTGTTACACCGGCTATCACTACGAACCTTCAAGACAAAGTCATGATCTTTGCCAACGGAAAAGGCAAAGCGATCAAGGTTTTAGCGAAAGCTCAAAAAGCTAATACTTCTGCTACTGTCAGACCGGTAGTTCCTGAAGGGTGGAGCGTGACACCTGCTTCAGTTGAAGTAAAACTGAACGACAAGTTTGATGAGCAGTTACTAACCTTTATGGTGACACCTCCTGCCAGTGCCTCTGAAGCAACGCTTAAGATTGAATCTATCGTAGATGGCCACACTACATCTTATGAACTGAATGTCATAGACTATGCACACATTCCAATTCAGACTTTATTCCCTTCTGCTGAAGCTAAACTTGTTAAGCTTGATATTGACAGAGGAGGCAAAGAACTAATAGGATACATAGAAGGTGCTGGTGATGCCATTCCTGAAGCATTGAGGGCTGCAGGATATACAGTAGACATTCTGGAAAATGGAGACATCAATGCAGCCACTTTACAAAAATACGATGCAGTCATTACAGGTGTACGTGCTTACAACGTCAACCCGAGAATGAAGTTCCACCAAAAGGAACTGATGAAATACGTAGAAAACGGCGGTAACTTGATTGTCCAATACAATACCTCACACAGACTTGTTACCAATGACTTGGGTCCATACCCACTTCAGCTATCTCGTGACAGAGTTACTGTAGAAGAAGCTGAAGTTACTGTACTTCAACCTGAGCATCCTTTGGTAAATTCCCCAAACAAGATCACTGCTGCTGACTTCAGCAATTGGGTTCAGGAACGAGGCTTGTACTTCCCAAATGAATGGGATGAACACTATACGCCACTGTTCTCAATGCACGATCCTGGAGAAGAAGTAAAAACGGGTGCTACACTAGCAACTCAATACGGTAAAGGTACCTACATCTACACAGGTATTTCATGGTTCAGGGAGTTACCTGCCGCTGTACCTGGTGCTTTCAGGTTGTTCGCAAACATGATTGCATTTGATGCAGAAGCGAGTCTTGACTCAAAAGCCAAATAA
- a CDS encoding sodium:solute symporter, with amino-acid sequence MTFLDWAVLGGTLAFIVIYGIWKTRQQNDMQSYLLGNREAKWFTVALSIMATQASAITFLSAPGQAYTDGMRFVQFYFGLPLAMVVLSVAVVPIYHRLNVYTAYEYLEKRFDVNTRILAALLFLTQRGLAAGFTIFAPALILSSLLGWNINFTIIAIGLLVVMYTVVGGTKAVNQTQKLQMAVIFIGMLMAGILVVWFLPETVSFDNALHLAGKMGRLNAVDFEFDPTSKYNIWTGLIGGFFLALSYFGTDQSQVQRYLSGSSIGQSRLGLLFNGMIKIPMQFLILFIGAMVYVFYFFNTSPIFFNKVLLESAHETAYKTELVEIEQQYQLAQENRKQEAFNLVDALENQDIAQQAAATESLKAADAQSQKLRKQAIATIEKAMPEADTNDTNYIFLTFVKDFLPSGLVGLLIAVILSASMSSTSSELNALASTTVVDLYKRIFNSNGTDQHYVMVSKLVTIFWGIYAIIFAMYANRLGTLIEAVNILGSLVYGVILGIFMVAFFFKQIGSKAVFIAGIISEIVVLYCFFFTEVPFLWYNVIGCMAVILVSFAVKKVK; translated from the coding sequence ATGACTTTTTTAGATTGGGCAGTTCTTGGTGGTACCTTGGCATTTATTGTCATCTATGGTATATGGAAAACACGCCAACAGAACGACATGCAAAGCTACCTACTGGGAAATCGTGAAGCTAAATGGTTTACGGTTGCGCTCTCCATCATGGCGACACAGGCAAGCGCCATTACGTTTCTCTCAGCGCCTGGACAAGCGTATACTGATGGAATGCGTTTTGTGCAGTTTTACTTTGGTCTGCCGCTGGCAATGGTAGTCCTTTCCGTTGCTGTTGTACCCATTTATCACAGGCTAAACGTTTACACTGCCTATGAATATCTCGAAAAGCGTTTTGATGTAAATACACGAATTCTTGCAGCCTTGCTTTTTCTGACACAAAGAGGTTTAGCTGCCGGATTCACCATCTTTGCCCCTGCCTTAATACTTTCCTCTTTACTAGGCTGGAACATTAACTTTACCATTATCGCAATTGGTCTGCTAGTAGTAATGTATACCGTTGTAGGAGGTACAAAAGCCGTTAACCAAACACAGAAACTCCAAATGGCAGTCATCTTTATCGGGATGCTGATGGCGGGAATTCTCGTAGTATGGTTCTTACCTGAAACGGTTTCTTTTGACAATGCCCTTCATTTGGCAGGTAAAATGGGTAGGCTGAATGCCGTAGATTTTGAGTTTGACCCAACCAGCAAATACAATATCTGGACAGGTCTGATTGGCGGCTTCTTTCTTGCACTCTCCTATTTTGGCACCGACCAGTCTCAAGTACAGCGTTATTTATCAGGAAGTTCAATCGGGCAAAGCCGTCTTGGATTACTTTTCAATGGTATGATCAAGATTCCAATGCAATTCCTGATTTTGTTTATTGGCGCAATGGTATATGTATTTTACTTCTTCAACACCTCCCCTATTTTCTTTAATAAAGTGTTGTTAGAATCTGCCCATGAAACAGCATATAAAACAGAGTTGGTAGAGATTGAACAGCAATACCAACTGGCACAAGAAAACAGGAAACAGGAAGCCTTTAATCTAGTAGATGCGCTGGAAAACCAAGACATCGCCCAACAAGCTGCAGCTACTGAATCTTTGAAAGCTGCCGATGCTCAATCACAGAAATTAAGAAAGCAGGCAATAGCCACTATTGAGAAGGCTATGCCGGAAGCTGACACTAACGATACGAATTATATATTCCTGACCTTTGTGAAGGATTTCCTACCTTCTGGTTTGGTGGGGTTACTCATTGCCGTTATCCTATCAGCTTCCATGTCTTCTACTTCATCCGAGCTGAATGCATTAGCTTCCACAACAGTTGTCGACCTTTACAAAAGAATTTTCAACTCGAATGGAACAGACCAGCATTATGTCATGGTTTCAAAACTGGTCACTATCTTTTGGGGTATATATGCCATTATCTTTGCCATGTACGCCAACAGGTTAGGCACCTTGATTGAAGCTGTAAACATATTAGGCTCACTGGTATACGGTGTAATCCTAGGTATCTTTATGGTGGCCTTCTTCTTCAAGCAGATTGGCAGCAAGGCAGTATTTATTGCAGGTATCATTTCCGAAATCGTGGTACTCTATTGTTTCTTCTTTACAGAAGTGCCTTTCCTTTGGTACAATGTCATCGGGTGTATGGCAGTTATCTTAGTCAGTTTTGCCGTAAAAAAGGTCAAGTAA
- a CDS encoding putative porin — protein MKRLFLFLILSHFTLIACFAQERNPKVKKDFETAFSNEELAKMLKFEISEQDTVSVYFNGDFRARYDAIYGNSEQQLGAKNRRRLRYRVRIAFIIELPKNFEVGIKLTSSDLVGPEYGGDPISGNTSFTSNGSKKYIFADWAYASWTPSIGSKIKTRLSVGKFKNPNEFSDIVFDNDYTPEGIANKWYFNIDKRQNIVLNCAYLVLDENADSSEDPHLVGAYLGHDYHNENIHLLFGGAYAEIRDAKALTNEAVPNSNIGNTRDEDGAPIYAFKNLILDGAIGYNFGKFGGFDRFSIQLAAEYLYNFDPEQDNKAWTIAVRFGEDGKKNTWSFTYRYKYLEKDSWYEEIVDSDFGAYYQNPLPNSGEESGYRPGTNIKGHRLTGRYSLTNNVRFSGILYLGKLIQPLGDLKTNMERLQVNVEFSF, from the coding sequence ATGAAACGTTTGTTTCTATTCCTAATCCTATCCCATTTTACCCTAATCGCCTGCTTCGCTCAAGAACGAAACCCCAAAGTCAAGAAAGATTTTGAAACAGCATTCAGCAATGAAGAGCTTGCCAAAATGCTCAAGTTTGAAATCAGTGAACAGGATACTGTTTCCGTTTATTTCAATGGAGATTTCAGGGCTAGATATGATGCCATCTACGGAAATAGTGAGCAGCAATTAGGTGCTAAAAACAGAAGAAGACTGAGGTACAGAGTACGTATCGCTTTTATCATAGAACTGCCCAAAAACTTTGAGGTAGGTATCAAACTTACTTCCAGTGATCTTGTAGGACCTGAATACGGTGGTGATCCCATCTCTGGAAATACCAGCTTTACCTCCAACGGCTCCAAAAAATATATTTTTGCCGATTGGGCTTACGCATCTTGGACACCATCTATTGGCAGTAAAATCAAAACAAGGCTCTCGGTAGGCAAATTCAAAAACCCTAATGAGTTTTCTGATATTGTTTTTGACAATGACTATACCCCTGAGGGAATTGCTAACAAGTGGTATTTCAATATTGACAAAAGACAGAACATTGTTTTAAACTGTGCTTATCTGGTACTGGATGAGAACGCTGATAGTTCAGAAGACCCTCACCTTGTAGGTGCCTATTTAGGGCACGATTATCACAATGAGAATATCCACCTTCTTTTTGGGGGAGCTTATGCTGAAATCAGGGACGCCAAAGCATTGACAAACGAAGCTGTCCCCAATAGCAATATTGGCAACACTCGAGACGAAGACGGAGCTCCTATCTATGCTTTCAAGAACTTGATTCTGGATGGGGCTATCGGTTATAACTTTGGGAAGTTTGGAGGATTTGATCGATTCTCAATTCAATTGGCTGCAGAGTATTTATATAACTTTGACCCTGAACAGGATAATAAGGCTTGGACAATTGCAGTACGTTTTGGTGAAGATGGAAAGAAAAACACTTGGTCATTTACGTACCGATATAAGTACCTAGAAAAGGACTCATGGTATGAAGAAATAGTGGACTCTGACTTTGGGGCATACTATCAGAATCCATTACCCAACTCAGGTGAAGAGTCAGGGTACAGACCCGGTACCAACATCAAGGGTCACCGGCTGACAGGCAGGTATAGCTTAACCAATAATGTCCGATTTTCTGGTATTCTTTATTTAGGAAAACTTATTCAACCGCTAGGTGATCTTAAAACCAATATGGAACGCCTTCAGGTCAATGTTGAGTTCAGTTTTTGA